The sequence GCAGCACGACGTATTCCTCATACACGTTTAAATTAAAAAATGTAGAAGACTTTGAGATTTTAAAGACAAAATTGGAAACCGAACAGAGACTGCAAGATCTCGAAGCAAAGCGTGAACAGGATTTCTACCTGGAACAATCAAAATTCATGGCTGCCTTTATTAAAGGACTCGGGATTTTTATCACCGTTATCTTCAGTTTTGGTGCTATGATTGGCGCCATGATTACCATGTATGCATCCGTGGCAAATCGAACGGTAGAGATCGGAACGTTGCGCGCTCTTGGATTCCGGCGACGAAGTATTCTGACAGCATTTCTGATTGAAGCCCTAGCGTTAGCATCGGTCGGCGGCATTATTGGATTGATGCTTGCATCGTTTATGCAATTCGTGTCATTCTCTACAACAAACTTCGGCACATTCTCGGAGTTGGCATTCGGTTTTTCGTTGTCGGCAAGTGTTATTGGGTGGACAGTAGTTTTCTTTCTTTTTATGGGAATTCTCGGCGGATTTTTACCGGCGGTTCGTGCTTCACGTATGAACATCATCAATGCATTAAGGGCATCATAATATGGCAACAAAAATAGTTGTGAATAATAATGGAAGTTACCGCATTGAAGGTGAGGATATTGAGATCGTCGATATGAATGGAAATCGTTTTAATCTAAATGGTCGCACTCGGGTCTCTCTTTGCCGATGCGGTCTCAGCAAGACAAAACCATTCTGCGATGCTACTCATAAAACAAACGGATTCCAATCAGTTTGTGAGGCGTACGAGCTTCCGCCTATTACACCTAAACAATAATCTTCTGGCATGTATTTCCTATTGATGCCAATACTATTAATTACTGCAGTTTGCTAATCTTCCTTGTTTAAACTCCGTTTAAAATAAAAAATGTTCCTATATTGAAGAAAATGGGAGTATTGAACATGAAGATTCTTGTCACCGGAGGAAGCGGATCTGTCGGAAAATATATTGTCGATGAACTGCTGCAGCATGGGCACACTATTGGAGTGCTCGATCTACATTCTCCAAAACAAAATAATGTTACTTTTCATAACGTTGACATACTCATTCTTGGTGATGTTGAACGAGCAATGAAGGGATACGACGTTGTTGTTCACACTGCCGGAATTCCTCACCCTTTGAATGATCCAGCAGAGAGAGTCTTTAATGTAAACGTTAACGGCACATTTAATGTGCTTGAGTCTGCCGTGCGAAATGGAATCAAAAAAGTTGTCTTTACCTCAAGCGAATCCACACTCGGTTTTGCATTTATGACGAACCGCATGGTTCCGGAATATATTCCGATCGACGAACAGCATTTGATGCGGCCGCAAGATCCGTACGGATTAAGCAAAGTGATCGGCGAGCAGATCTGCCGAACATATTCCGCCAAATATGGGATTCGGACAATCTGTTTGCGCGAGCCATGGATCTGGGTTCCGGAGGCGGAACAACTTCCATTTTATAAAAAGTTGGTAAACGAATATCACGATTGGCATAAGAATCTTTGGACCTATGTGCATGTGTACGATGTAGCTCAAGCACATCGCCTTGCCATTGAAAAGGATTTGGAGAATCTCCACGAAATATTTTTCATCACCGCTAAGGAGAATTGGACCGGCAAAAATTCTCAAGAGCTGTTGCATCAGTTTTATCCCGAAGTAACGAACTTCTCTAAGTCATTTTCAGGCCCATCCGCATTAATCTCACATGAAAAAGCACGCCAGATGCTTGGCTACCAACCGCACTATGCAGTTCAAGATTTATTTATGAAACAATGAAGTTTTATACTTTTATAGTATTGTTATTGTTTCCCTTTCTACTATCGGCACAATCCGAATTCAGTCGTTTATTACCAGGACTGCCTGATTCCAACACAACTTCGCTTCGTTTTGAACGGAATGTGAATACGTATTTGTGGAATGCAGACGCAAAATATCAGTATGACGATTCCGATCTCTTTATCCTTTTCAATGAAAAATTCATCTCATCATTCATTCGCAGTACGTTCCGGTCGTTTCGCGATGATCAAAATATTTCATTGAGTGCTTCCAAAAAAATCTCCGATCCATTTTCTCTTGCCATTGAAACGCAGTCATTCATTCTTTCGGATAATCAAACGCTCGGCAGCAGCAATGCCGGAATACACACCGGGCTCTTCGGAATAATCTATAGACCCGAGAAAAATATTTCCATAGCTCCGCTTCTTGGGATGCGGTACGATAAACAACAGGGGGAGGAAGATGATGGATTAAATTATCGATTCTATGCAAATGCGGATTCGTTGACAGCAGCAGGATATCGGGCAGGATTTTCTGCACATCTTAATCAGAGCGATCTTGGCGCACGGCATTTCAAGAATGACAGTGCGGGCTTGAACATTGCTACACAATTTACGCAAGGATCTACAGATAGCGTTCGTGTACATTGGATCAACAATCAAAGCGATTTTTATATAGCTGCATCCGATACTGTCAAAAGCGTCTTTGGTGTATCGTCCAATATTCGATCACGTATTGAACAGCAGTATGGTGTTGAAAATATCCTTGCGTACGACGTCGGTAAAGGTTTTGGATCAGAATTAACAATGAATGTTCAATCCCGTTCCATAAAAAATGCGTTTCGGTACAATGTGTTGAGCGATCTTTCTTCCATCTCCTTCAATACAACGGTGAAAGAGTTCCATCTGGAGGGGGGACTCAGATTGAAATATGTAACACAATCCATATTTGCTTCACTCGGATTTTCCATCGCAGAGCGCGATGAAAAACATCTGATTGAAAAATTGGATAACGTGGATAATAATTTTCAGGAAAATCGTTCCCGCCAGGAATCCCGACTGGACAACACCGCCTTTCGCAACATGATCACTGCATCCCTTTACAGTGATCTTACATCCCGCGATAGGATTTCGTTTTCGAGTTCAATCAGCATATTACGATACGACACACCCGATTCTGTCAACACAGATGATCGTGACGAGTTATTGATTAATGTGTCGTTAAATGAAACTCATCGTTTTAGTTCAGTATTTTTTGCTTCAGTAACAGCAGAAGCCACCGTGGCACATCTTGTCTATCTTTTGCGGGATAAAAGCGCCAATAATAATTGGAACAGAATACTGCGTTTGACACCAGATATGACATATTCTCCGACTGATAACATTCGCATGTTTAATGCGTTCGAAGTGCTTGCCAATTATACCGTCTTCGATTTTGAATCGTTAATTCCCACGGTAAAAAGTTATTCATACAGACAAGTTGCATTTCTTGATTCAACCTCGTATGATATGACAAAGCGGGTCGGTTTCGACATGGTTGCCTATGTGCGGGTGTTCGAACGCGGAGAATTGCATTGGCAGGAATTTTCTGAGCGTCCTCTGCAACGGATTGAAGAAGTGACTTTTTCGCCGCAGTTGCGATATTCATTGGATCAACGCTGGTTTTTTTCTGTTGGCTTCCGTTCGTTTGCACAAAAAAAATTCAAATATGTGAGCAATCATCGTCAGTTTGAAAGTACATATTTGAGTGCCGGACCGACAACCAGTATTGCCATCAGACTTTCATCACTTTCCCTTGTTGAGATCCGTGGTTGGAAAGAGTTTCAGCGTCTCAGCAGCGGAAGAATTCAAGAATATTCAAACATGATGATGAATGTGCGGTATTATTTTTAATCAAAGTAAGCGTTAATAATCACGCCGAAGATATCGAAAGGATATCCGCGGGGATTTTCAAAATTCCGATCAATCGTTGAACGAACAATGGCAGCCAAAGACCAACTCTATCAACTTTCCATTCCCAGCAGCCGCAAGAATATTAATCTTGTGGAAGAATTCTTTCGTACAATGAACGATAAATTCAAACTACCGGAAGAAAAATTGCACGCACTGCTTGTTTCGGTAACAGAAGCGGTGAATAACGGCGTGATCCACGGTAATAAGAATGATGCATCAAAATACGTGATGCTGAGTTGTTCCATGAAAGGAAAAACACTCACCGTGAAAGTGAGAGATGAAGGAGAAGGATTCAAACCCGAGACGGTTGCTAATCCTCTTCATGAAGAAAACCTGCTCAACACCGGTGGACGAGGAGTGTTTCTGATGAAAGCATTTATGCAATCAGTGCAATATAATAAAAAAGGAAACGAAGTGACGATGGTGATGAAGTTGTAGAAGCGGATGGTTAGATAACAAGGTGAGAGTATCGAACAAAAACGCCCCGTCCCGAAGGAGTCCCTTCGGGACGGGGCGTTTTTGTTTTATCTGATGTCTGAAATCTAACAATCTGTTTTTGCTATTTCACTTTATCCATATTCACTTTTACATCTTCGGCAGATTTCTTCAACGCGGCAGATTCTTCCGCAGTCAATTTAATCTCGATGATCTTTTCCATTCCTTTGCGTCCTAGTTTTACCGGTACACCGACGACAGTATCGTTAATACCATATTCGCCATTTAACATCACAGCGCAGGGGAGAATCCGTTTTTTATCTTTCACAATGGATTCAACCATCTGCACCGCAGCAGATGATGGTGCGTAAAATGCACTTCCGGTTTTCAAATAGTTTACAATTTCAATTCCACCATTTTGAGCGCGTTTAACAATTGCGTCGATCTTTTCTTGCGACATCAATTCTGTCAATGGAATTCCGGCAACGGATGTATAGCGGGGAAGTGGAACCATTGAATCACCATGGCCGCCAAGAATTAATGCGGTAATATCTTCAACCGATACGCCGAGTTCCATTGCGATGAATGTACGATATCGCGCGGTATCTAGAACGCCAGCCATACCAATGACTCGTTCGCGTGGGAAACCGGATGCCTTTTGCGCCACATACACCATCACATCTAACGGATTGGAGACAACAATCAGAATAGCATTCGGCGATTTTGCACAGACTTGTTCGGTAACGGATTTGATGATACCGGCGTTTGTGTTTAATAGATCGTCCCGGCTCATTCCCGGTTTGCGCGGGATGCCGGCGGTAATCACAACAATATCCGAACCAGTTGTTGCATCATATGTGTTCGTTCCTGTAACCACTGTGTCGAATCCTTCCACCGGTGCGGATTCGTACATGTCAAGCCCTTTTCCTTGCGGTACTCCTTCAACGATATCAACCAAGACAACTTCGTTAGCGAGTTCTTTTTCTGCGATACGCTGTGCGGCAGTTGCACCCACATTGCCTGCTCCGATTACGGTAATTTTCATAGTATTCTCCTGGTATTAATAATGCTTCATAAATTTCGTCCTATCCGCAAGCTTTTGACGGATACCCATTTTTTAGATTCCCTATAGAAATTTTTCCTGAAAGGATTTCTCCAGGACGGGAATGACGATGATTGATTGATGCTTTTCTAAAATAAAAAAGCGTCCACCGGAACGGACGCTTTGAACAACATAAACTCTATACACGCAAAACTTATGCGATGATAATCGAAACCGCCTGGCGTGTTTTGCTGATCATATGGAACTTCACGCGTCCTGTTTTCAGTGCAAACAAGGTATCGTCGCCGCCCCGACCAACATTATCGCCCGGGTGGAATTTTGTTCCGCGTTGACGGATCAAGATTTCACCAGCATTGACTAATTCTCCGCCGAAACGTTTCACACCAAGACGCTGCGCATTACTGTCGCGTCCGTTCTTAGTACTTCCGGCCCCTTTTTTATGTGCCATGGTTCAAACTCCTCTAAATCTTAAACTTAATTGATAGACGTGATTTCAATTTGGGTGTATTGCTGACGGTGTCCGCGTTTTACGCGATAGCCTTTACGGCGTTTTTTCTTGAACACAATCACTTTGTCGTCCTTGCTATGGGCAAGAACTTTTGCTTCTACTGAAGCCCCTTTAATCACCGGGTTTCCAACGGTGACCTTTTTGTCGTCCGCACGAAGCAACACATTATCGAACGTCACAACACTGTCAACAGCATTATCGAGTTTCGACACATAGAGTTTTTCCGAGGGATTCACTCTGTATTGCTGTCCTGCAATTTCTACTACTGCGTACATTGTAAATCTTCCTTCCATTCTAACGGTGAATCTGTAATTCAAATTTGGACTACAAAAATACAAAAAATGGAGGCACAAGTCAATGAAAAACTCTATGGTCGTTATATGCAAAACCAACACTCCCCTTGATTTTTTCGGAAGTGCAATCTTGGGAAATTGACCGATTACTGTTATTTTACTCACATGATCAACGAATCGCTCCTCACACAATACCACGCTACAATTATTTCGCTGAGAAAAGGCGGCATGCTTTTTCAACAGGGAGAACTTTCCACCTCGTTCTACATTGTAAAATCGGGAAAGATCAAGATGTCCAATTACAGTGAAGACGGCAGAGAGTTTGTGCAGGGATATTTCACTGCTGGGCAGAGTTTCGGTGAACCACCGTTCTTTTCCAAGGGATCGTATCCAGCATCTGCCGCAGCAACGGAAAAAACCGAAGTCTGGAAAGTTGGATACAACGATTTTCTTCAATTGCTGAAAGATAATTTCCCGATCCATCTTGAAATCACGAAAACACTTGGAACTCGACTGGTCTATAAATCCACTATGTTGTCGGAACTTGCCATTGAAGAAGCTGAGCATCGCTTACTCACATTAATTCGCTATCTTGTTGACCATGAAGCCCCGTACGGGAAAACATCCGTAAAACTCTCTTTTACCCGCCAACAGTTGGCCGATATGACCGGACTCCGTGTTGAAACCGTGATCCGGTCCATCAAATCTCTTGAACAAAAACGGCAACTGGAGATCGATACCGAAGGGAAAATCATTTGGACACAGATTTCCAAATGATGTTCCAGCTGTGCTGGGTCCATCCCTGAAGAAATTTTCACCATTATGACATATATCATAAGCTCCCTATACGGATTTCCGTTTATATTGACACCATCAAATCAGACAATTTTATCCGGGAGAACATATGATATCTTCATCGCTACAAACGAAATCTCTGAAAGAGATCGTTACTGACAATTTTCATACAGCAGCAGTGTTCGAAAAATATTCGCTTGATTTTTGCTGCCGCGGTGGAAAGACGATCGACGAAGCATGTAATGAAAAAGGGATCGACCCCGCATCAGTTTTGAACGATCTTTTATCTGTTGAAAAGACAAATGCAGCTCCGCTCATACCATTTTCGGAATGGGAACCGGATGTCTTGTGTGATTACATCGTGAACAACCATCATTCCTATGTGATGAAAATGATTCCTGTGCTCTATACTCACACAAAAAAGATCGCTGCGGTCCACGGTGCCAACCACCCCGAACTGCTGAAGATCGCGGATCATTTTGAAACAGTCGCGATCGAATTACAGCAGCACATGAAAAAGGAAGAACAAATGCTCTTTCCGTTCATTAAAAAGCTATACGTTTCCAAGAAACACAATACTTCAACAGTCCAGGCTCCGTTTGGCAGCGTACAAAACCCCATCCGCATGATGGAAGAGGAACATCAGAATGCCGGTGATGAGATGTATTCTATCCGCTCGCTCAGCAACGGTTACACCGTGCCTGCGGATGGATGCACAACATACCGCATCACCTATCAGGAACTTCAGGATTTTGAACATGATCTCCATCAGCATGTGCATCTGGAAAACAACATCTTGTTCCCGAAAGCAGTTTCGCTGGAACAAGAGATGATCTCGAAAAATTAAATAAAATCATTTTCAAAAAAGGATTTCACATGAAAAAGTACTGGTTAGGATTCGCCGCGGTCATTGTTCTCTCGTTCATTGTATTAGGATGGGTCGGTGTCCGCATTTATCAACAAGCTCCCCCGATCGCAGAACGGGTTGTTACGACTGACGGCACGGTGATGATTCCCGCCGGAGATATTTCAACAGGTCAGAATGTATGGCAGGCAATGGGCGGTATGGAAGTCGGATCTGTGTGGGGACACGGCAGTTATGTTGCGCCGGACTGGACGGCAGATTGGCTTCATCGGGAACTTGTCTTCATTCTCAACGAATGGGCACAATCCTCATTCGGAAAATCTTATGATGCTTTGGATGGCGAACATCGGGCTCAATTGCACGCTCGTCTCGAATCAATGATCCGGAAAAACACGTACGATCCGGCAACAAAAACAATTACGGTCGATTCTGTCCGGCTCCGTGCATTTGAAGCGAACCTCGCGCATTACACTGACGTATTCACAAATGGAAAAAAAGAGTACGCTATTCAAAAAAATTCCATCAGTAATCCGGTAAAGCTCCGTCAGTTTGCCGCATTCATCTTCTGGTCATCGTGGGCTGCATCGACGAACCGACCGGATGATAACATCACCTACACCAGCAATTGGCCGCACGAAACATTGATTGGAAATATTCCAACAGGCGATGCTGTTGTCTGGACAGGTGTAAGTATTATCGTTCTGCTTGCCGGTATTGGCGCCATGGCATGGTTCTACGCTTCACGAAAAGAAGAAGAAATGCTTGGCGATGTTCCCGTATCGGATCCGCTGCTGAATGCAATTTCTACTCCATCTCAGCGCGCTACGCTGAAATATTTTTGGACCGTGCTTGGTCTTCTTCTGCTTCAAATGGGAATGGGAATTGTTTCCGCCCATTATGGCGTGGAAGGGGATGGATTTTACGGAATTCCTCTCGCAGAGATACTTCCATATTCCGTTGCCAGAACTTGGCATACGCAGCTTGGAATCTTCTGGATCGCTACCGCTTGGCTTGCGGCAGGATTATTCATTGGACCGGCAGTGAGCGGT is a genomic window of Bacteroidota bacterium containing:
- a CDS encoding CDGSH iron-sulfur domain-containing protein, whose protein sequence is MATKIVVNNNGSYRIEGEDIEIVDMNGNRFNLNGRTRVSLCRCGLSKTKPFCDATHKTNGFQSVCEAYELPPITPKQ
- a CDS encoding NAD(P)-dependent oxidoreductase, translated to MKILVTGGSGSVGKYIVDELLQHGHTIGVLDLHSPKQNNVTFHNVDILILGDVERAMKGYDVVVHTAGIPHPLNDPAERVFNVNVNGTFNVLESAVRNGIKKVVFTSSESTLGFAFMTNRMVPEYIPIDEQHLMRPQDPYGLSKVIGEQICRTYSAKYGIRTICLREPWIWVPEAEQLPFYKKLVNEYHDWHKNLWTYVHVYDVAQAHRLAIEKDLENLHEIFFITAKENWTGKNSQELLHQFYPEVTNFSKSFSGPSALISHEKARQMLGYQPHYAVQDLFMKQ
- a CDS encoding ATP-binding protein yields the protein MAAKDQLYQLSIPSSRKNINLVEEFFRTMNDKFKLPEEKLHALLVSVTEAVNNGVIHGNKNDASKYVMLSCSMKGKTLTVKVRDEGEGFKPETVANPLHEENLLNTGGRGVFLMKAFMQSVQYNKKGNEVTMVMKL
- the mdh gene encoding malate dehydrogenase; the encoded protein is MKITVIGAGNVGATAAQRIAEKELANEVVLVDIVEGVPQGKGLDMYESAPVEGFDTVVTGTNTYDATTGSDIVVITAGIPRKPGMSRDDLLNTNAGIIKSVTEQVCAKSPNAILIVVSNPLDVMVYVAQKASGFPRERVIGMAGVLDTARYRTFIAMELGVSVEDITALILGGHGDSMVPLPRYTSVAGIPLTELMSQEKIDAIVKRAQNGGIEIVNYLKTGSAFYAPSSAAVQMVESIVKDKKRILPCAVMLNGEYGINDTVVGVPVKLGRKGMEKIIEIKLTAEESAALKKSAEDVKVNMDKVK
- the rpmA gene encoding 50S ribosomal protein L27, encoding MAHKKGAGSTKNGRDSNAQRLGVKRFGGELVNAGEILIRQRGTKFHPGDNVGRGGDDTLFALKTGRVKFHMISKTRQAVSIIIA
- the rplU gene encoding 50S ribosomal protein L21 gives rise to the protein MYAVVEIAGQQYRVNPSEKLYVSKLDNAVDSVVTFDNVLLRADDKKVTVGNPVIKGASVEAKVLAHSKDDKVIVFKKKRRKGYRVKRGHRQQYTQIEITSIN
- a CDS encoding Crp/Fnr family transcriptional regulator; amino-acid sequence: MINESLLTQYHATIISLRKGGMLFQQGELSTSFYIVKSGKIKMSNYSEDGREFVQGYFTAGQSFGEPPFFSKGSYPASAAATEKTEVWKVGYNDFLQLLKDNFPIHLEITKTLGTRLVYKSTMLSELAIEEAEHRLLTLIRYLVDHEAPYGKTSVKLSFTRQQLADMTGLRVETVIRSIKSLEQKRQLEIDTEGKIIWTQISK
- the ric gene encoding iron-sulfur cluster repair di-iron protein, which codes for MISSSLQTKSLKEIVTDNFHTAAVFEKYSLDFCCRGGKTIDEACNEKGIDPASVLNDLLSVEKTNAAPLIPFSEWEPDVLCDYIVNNHHSYVMKMIPVLYTHTKKIAAVHGANHPELLKIADHFETVAIELQQHMKKEEQMLFPFIKKLYVSKKHNTSTVQAPFGSVQNPIRMMEEEHQNAGDEMYSIRSLSNGYTVPADGCTTYRITYQELQDFEHDLHQHVHLENNILFPKAVSLEQEMISKN